In Maridesulfovibrio sp., the following proteins share a genomic window:
- a CDS encoding FAD-dependent oxidoreductase translates to MSNSILVVGGGFSGITAALEAAEVGHEVFIVEKAPYLGGRVMQLNKYFPKLCPPSCGLEIQFQRIKNNKNVKFFTLAEVESISGSKGNYEVKVRIKPRYVGPGSVDLTDVIAKLSNDITDEFEFKLCDRKALYMDVPFAFPARYVLEKENCTDADLKLLEEVDVIDLKDEEKVITLNVGSIVYATGWKPYDVTKLSNLGAGTVKNCISNMALERLAAPNGPTGGQIVRPSDGAQPKNIAFVQCAGSRDENHLNFCSYICCMASLKQAAYVREQYPDAKVTIYYIDLRTPGRYDKFAKRILSDDKINAVKGKVADVIEESGSGNVLVTVEDAESGIKAQNEHDLVVLATGMQPSLAGTPVPAGVQVDDQGFIVGGEEQGIFAAGCAKQPLDVMKTAQSGTAAALKAIQTVIGR, encoded by the coding sequence ATGTCAAATAGCATACTTGTCGTGGGCGGCGGGTTCAGTGGTATTACCGCTGCACTCGAAGCCGCTGAAGTAGGCCATGAAGTCTTCATCGTGGAGAAGGCGCCGTATCTGGGTGGCCGGGTGATGCAGCTGAATAAATATTTTCCAAAGCTGTGTCCTCCTTCCTGCGGACTGGAGATTCAGTTTCAGAGAATCAAAAACAATAAGAACGTTAAGTTCTTTACCTTGGCTGAAGTGGAATCCATCAGCGGTTCCAAAGGCAACTACGAAGTCAAGGTTCGCATCAAACCCAGATATGTGGGGCCTGGCAGTGTTGATCTTACTGATGTCATCGCGAAACTGTCTAATGACATTACCGATGAATTTGAGTTCAAACTCTGCGACCGCAAGGCTCTTTACATGGATGTTCCTTTTGCTTTCCCCGCACGGTATGTCCTTGAGAAAGAAAATTGCACCGATGCAGACCTTAAGCTCCTCGAAGAAGTCGATGTTATCGACCTTAAAGACGAGGAAAAGGTCATCACACTTAATGTAGGTTCCATCGTTTACGCTACCGGCTGGAAGCCTTACGATGTCACCAAACTTTCCAACCTCGGAGCTGGCACCGTTAAGAACTGTATTTCCAACATGGCGTTGGAACGTCTCGCAGCTCCTAACGGCCCCACCGGCGGTCAGATTGTGCGTCCGTCTGATGGTGCACAACCTAAAAATATCGCGTTCGTACAGTGTGCGGGTTCACGCGATGAAAACCACCTCAACTTCTGTTCCTACATCTGCTGTATGGCATCCTTGAAGCAGGCTGCCTATGTTCGTGAACAGTATCCCGATGCAAAGGTCACTATCTACTACATCGACCTTCGTACTCCGGGCCGTTACGACAAATTTGCCAAGCGCATTCTTTCCGATGACAAAATCAATGCCGTTAAAGGTAAAGTTGCTGATGTTATTGAAGAATCAGGTTCCGGCAATGTTCTCGTCACAGTTGAGGATGCTGAATCCGGTATTAAAGCACAAAACGAGCATGATCTCGTAGTTCTGGCTACCGGAATGCAGCCCAGTCTGGCAGGTACTCCGGTTCCCGCCGGTGTACAGGTTGACGATCAGGGCTTTATTGTCGGCGGAGAGGAACAAGGCATTTTCGCTGCCGGGTGTGCAAAGCAGCCTCTGGATGTCATGAAGACAGCCCAGTCAGGTACTGCGGCCGCTCTCAAAGCGATCCAAACTGTGATAGGGAGGTAA